A genomic segment from Fodinicola acaciae encodes:
- a CDS encoding right-handed parallel beta-helix repeat-containing protein codes for MLLKRTLGIAVAAVAVLGCSHPASATSPDTRPGAQHVAAAKCSLRTTATSAARTARPGDVVCLTDARKSSRLKITKGGTAEKPVVYDGGGTTQVGGIDVDADYVVVQGYVMNQPSAPGVRMTGNNDTLQNNKIAKPKGGDGDGIRFFGDHVKILHNTVSQTDNSTGAHADCMQTYQSDTPSSSDVTIDGNRCEKIDNMCIMAEGPNDGEGDGQGHSDHWMFSNNFCETLQASQNVMVEDIQYLTINGNEFTGNTDHAIGLDIGSTYAHVGDNKVDPSIHCYVGASKDSMKGYQGPKPECQP; via the coding sequence ATGCTACTGAAAAGAACGCTCGGCATCGCCGTCGCGGCGGTCGCGGTGCTCGGCTGTTCGCATCCGGCGAGTGCGACCAGTCCCGACACCAGGCCCGGTGCCCAACACGTGGCGGCGGCGAAATGTTCGTTGCGTACGACCGCGACGAGCGCGGCGCGCACGGCGCGGCCAGGCGATGTGGTGTGCCTGACCGACGCACGCAAGTCCAGCCGGCTGAAGATCACCAAGGGCGGCACGGCGGAAAAGCCGGTGGTGTATGACGGCGGCGGCACGACCCAGGTCGGCGGCATCGATGTCGACGCCGATTACGTCGTGGTGCAGGGATATGTGATGAACCAGCCGTCCGCGCCCGGCGTACGGATGACCGGCAACAACGACACACTGCAGAACAACAAGATCGCCAAGCCGAAAGGCGGCGACGGTGACGGCATCCGGTTTTTCGGCGACCACGTGAAGATCCTGCACAACACGGTCAGCCAGACCGACAACAGCACCGGCGCGCACGCGGACTGCATGCAGACCTACCAAAGTGACACACCGTCCAGCTCCGACGTGACGATCGACGGCAACCGGTGCGAGAAAATCGACAACATGTGCATCATGGCCGAAGGCCCCAACGACGGCGAAGGCGACGGCCAGGGCCACAGCGACCACTGGATGTTCAGCAACAACTTCTGTGAGACGCTGCAGGCCTCGCAGAACGTCATGGTCGAGGACATCCAGTATCTGACGATCAACGGCAACGAGTTCACCGGCAACACCGACCACGCGATCGGGCTGGACATCGGCTCGACGTACGCGCATGTCGGCGACAACAAGGTCGATCCGTCGATCCACTGCTATGTCGGTGCCTCGAAGGACTCGATGAAGGGTTACCAGGGCCCCAAACCGGAGTGCCAGCCTTAG
- a CDS encoding CAP domain-containing protein: MKASRVIFACLLAGATGAASLTAVAVSPAYAAVSYAQQVVDLTNQQRRSHGCGNLTVNAALTRSAQGHSADMAAHNYFAHNSQNGKTPGARITSAGYSWSRWAENIAAGYQTPAQVVNGWMNSSGHRANILNCKLRDIGVGYVYSGAAKYRTYWTQDFGTRR; the protein is encoded by the coding sequence GTGAAAGCAAGCCGTGTGATTTTCGCGTGCCTGCTCGCCGGCGCCACCGGCGCCGCCAGCCTCACCGCCGTCGCCGTCAGTCCGGCCTACGCCGCCGTCAGCTACGCACAACAGGTCGTCGACCTCACCAACCAGCAGCGCCGCTCGCACGGCTGCGGAAACCTGACGGTGAACGCGGCGCTGACCCGGTCCGCGCAGGGCCACAGCGCCGACATGGCGGCGCACAACTATTTCGCGCACAACAGCCAAAACGGCAAGACGCCTGGCGCGCGGATCACCTCCGCCGGCTATTCGTGGAGCCGGTGGGCCGAGAACATCGCGGCCGGCTACCAGACGCCGGCGCAGGTCGTGAACGGCTGGATGAACAGCTCCGGTCATCGCGCCAACATCCTCAACTGCAAGCTGCGCGACATCGGCGTCGGCTATGTCTATTCCGGGGCGGCGAAATATCGCACGTACTGGACGCAGGACTTCGGCACCAGGCGCTGA
- a CDS encoding isopenicillin N synthase family dioxygenase, with protein sequence MSVPLIDLRPWRDGSAADRAAVAAEVDAALCESGFLLVKGHGVPDELRERTRALAREFFALPESTKSRYAVTVGGRGWLPPGVEANAGAEGQRTPPDLKESYTVGADQPVGIPEIDAFWFQQNLWPAETPEFGTAVRAYMARMRALSDELLTIFAASLDLPADFFTRHTDRPTHTFNINWYPAITHTGVPQDGQFRIGPHTDFGTVTVLDRQVGLGGLQIFTADGEWVDAPYDPAAFTINIGDLMARWTGDRWRSTRHRVLPPDPSAPHEELVSLVFFYETNHDARIASLPAPVGQTTYPDVIAAEYLKEKLDAITVG encoded by the coding sequence ATGAGCGTTCCGCTGATCGACCTGCGGCCGTGGCGCGACGGCTCTGCCGCCGACCGCGCGGCCGTCGCGGCCGAAGTCGACGCGGCATTGTGCGAGTCTGGTTTCCTGCTCGTCAAAGGCCATGGCGTCCCCGACGAGCTGCGTGAGCGTACGCGCGCGTTGGCTCGCGAATTCTTCGCGTTGCCGGAGTCGACCAAATCCCGCTATGCGGTGACCGTCGGCGGCCGCGGCTGGCTGCCGCCGGGCGTCGAGGCGAACGCCGGCGCCGAAGGCCAGCGGACACCGCCGGATCTCAAGGAGTCCTACACCGTCGGCGCCGACCAGCCGGTCGGCATCCCGGAGATCGACGCGTTCTGGTTCCAGCAAAACCTCTGGCCGGCCGAGACACCGGAATTCGGCACGGCCGTACGTGCCTATATGGCGCGAATGCGCGCGCTATCGGATGAATTGCTGACGATTTTCGCGGCTTCCCTGGATTTGCCAGCCGATTTCTTCACCAGGCACACCGATCGTCCGACGCACACCTTCAACATCAACTGGTATCCGGCGATCACCCACACCGGTGTGCCGCAGGACGGCCAGTTCCGGATCGGACCGCACACCGACTTCGGCACGGTCACCGTGCTCGACCGTCAGGTAGGGCTCGGCGGACTGCAGATTTTCACCGCTGACGGCGAATGGGTGGACGCGCCGTACGATCCGGCCGCCTTCACCATCAACATCGGCGACCTGATGGCCAGGTGGACCGGCGACCGCTGGCGGTCGACCCGGCACCGCGTGCTGCCGCCCGATCCGTCCGCGCCGCACGAGGAGCTGGTGTCGCTGGTCTTCTTCTACGAAACCAACCACGACGCCAGGATCGCCTCATTGCCGGCACCGGTGGGACAAACCACGTATCCGGACGTTATTGCCGCCGAATATCTGAAGGAAAAGCTGGACGCCATCACAGTTGGATAG
- a CDS encoding purine-cytosine permease family protein yields the protein MATVKPKPAAGDGAYGDRVVAVEPGGIEPVADADRHGRPRQLFWTWASPNLEFATIFVGVLAVSAFGLTFWQAVLATAIGNALGSLAHGLLSARGPRHGRPQMVLSRLGFGFWGNTLPAGLMSVTAGIGWFAVNSVSGAFALNTLTGLPVLLTLVIVVVAQVGIGFFGHNLVQAYEKYVFAVLAVIFAIGAVFVLGQANALGGTGNGGLGGFLLTVGAAFGYTAGWNPYAADYSRYLPASVSGRAVGWAAGGGLFLSTTVLMLVGSASATITTDKTATPTAAFTSHMPAWLAALTLLAITLGAVAANALNIYSGALSFLCLGIRLPLAWRRAIVALGFGAVGLILAAFGLTDAGSAYENFLLLISYWISPWLAIVLVDQWLRRRQPVDHLLDDRTYSNWAGLLSFVAGAAVSIVLFANQKLYVAPVPSVLPAVGDVTFLVGFAVAALLYLALARRPVVS from the coding sequence ATGGCCACAGTGAAGCCGAAACCGGCGGCCGGCGACGGCGCGTACGGTGATCGCGTCGTCGCGGTGGAGCCCGGCGGCATCGAGCCGGTCGCCGACGCCGACCGGCATGGCCGGCCGCGGCAGCTGTTCTGGACCTGGGCCTCGCCCAACCTGGAGTTCGCCACGATTTTCGTCGGCGTGCTCGCGGTGTCCGCGTTCGGACTGACCTTCTGGCAGGCGGTGCTGGCCACCGCGATCGGCAACGCGCTCGGGTCGCTGGCGCACGGCCTGCTGTCCGCGCGCGGTCCGCGGCACGGCCGGCCGCAGATGGTGCTCAGCCGGCTCGGTTTCGGCTTCTGGGGCAACACGCTGCCGGCCGGCCTGATGTCGGTGACCGCCGGCATCGGCTGGTTCGCGGTGAACAGCGTCAGCGGCGCTTTCGCGCTCAACACGCTGACCGGCCTGCCGGTCCTGCTCACCCTGGTCATCGTCGTGGTGGCGCAGGTCGGCATCGGCTTCTTCGGACACAATCTCGTGCAGGCGTACGAAAAGTACGTCTTCGCGGTGCTCGCGGTGATCTTCGCGATCGGCGCGGTTTTCGTGCTCGGACAGGCCAACGCGCTCGGCGGCACCGGCAACGGCGGCCTCGGCGGCTTTCTGCTCACCGTCGGCGCGGCCTTCGGCTACACCGCCGGCTGGAATCCGTACGCGGCCGACTACAGCCGCTATCTGCCCGCCTCGGTGAGCGGTCGCGCGGTCGGCTGGGCCGCCGGCGGCGGGCTTTTCCTTTCCACCACAGTGCTGATGCTGGTCGGCTCGGCCTCGGCGACCATCACCACCGACAAGACCGCGACGCCGACCGCCGCCTTCACCAGCCACATGCCGGCCTGGCTGGCCGCGCTCACGCTGCTCGCCATCACGCTCGGCGCGGTCGCGGCCAACGCACTCAACATCTACTCCGGCGCGCTTTCCTTCCTGTGCCTGGGGATCCGGCTGCCGCTGGCCTGGCGGCGCGCCATCGTCGCGCTGGGTTTCGGCGCGGTGGGGCTGATCCTGGCCGCCTTCGGGTTGACCGACGCCGGCTCCGCGTACGAGAACTTCCTGCTGCTGATCTCCTACTGGATCAGTCCGTGGCTGGCGATCGTGTTGGTCGACCAGTGGCTGCGGCGCCGCCAGCCGGTCGACCACCTCCTGGACGACCGGACGTACAGCAACTGGGCCGGCCTGCTGTCCTTCGTGGCCGGCGCGGCGGTGTCGATCGTGTTGTTCGCCAACCAGAAGTTGTACGTGGCGCCGGTGCCGAGCGTCCTGCCGGCGGTCGGCGACGTCACCTTCCTGGTCGGCTTCGCGGTCGCCGCGCTGCTCTATCTGGCACTTGCTCGCCGGCCGGTCGTTTCCTGA
- a CDS encoding nucleoside deaminase gives MDDVDRLLAVAREEAELGKAEGGVPIGAALFTIGGQLLGRGHNRRVQDDDPSTHAETAAFRNAGRRPHYRDTVMVTTLSPCWYCSGLVRQFGISQVVIGEATTFSGGHDWLAELGVGITIVEDPACVALMTEFVRDRPDLWFEDIGGEK, from the coding sequence ATGGATGACGTTGACCGGCTGCTGGCCGTCGCACGCGAGGAGGCCGAGCTCGGCAAGGCCGAAGGTGGCGTGCCGATCGGCGCGGCGCTTTTCACCATCGGCGGCCAGCTGCTCGGCCGCGGTCACAACCGGCGCGTGCAGGACGACGATCCGTCGACGCACGCCGAGACCGCCGCGTTCCGTAACGCCGGCCGCCGGCCGCACTATCGCGACACGGTGATGGTGACGACGTTGTCACCGTGCTGGTATTGCAGCGGCCTGGTGCGCCAGTTTGGCATCTCACAAGTCGTCATCGGTGAGGCGACGACGTTTTCCGGCGGCCACGACTGGCTGGCCGAGCTCGGCGTCGGCATCACCATCGTCGAGGACCCGGCCTGCGTCGCGCTGATGACGGAGTTCGTCAGGGACCGCCCGGATCTGTGGTTCGAGGACATTGGCGGGGAGAAATGA
- a CDS encoding right-handed parallel beta-helix repeat-containing protein, whose product MHRIRFWLAAAGGILLVPSIAVSAHADTVTVRTAAELTSALAAAAPGQTIELAAGTYDGSFTATAKGTASQPITLTGPREAVLSNHGGYGLHLDGAAYWKLTGFAVSGASKGIVLDHTNHTVLDRLAVSNVDAEAIHLRASSSDNTISDSSVRDTGRKQPQFGEGIYLGSAKSHWDDYGENGGPDRSDRNQVIGNQLGPNIRAEAIDIKEGTQDGVIRGNSFDGHGISGQNYADSWVDVKGGGYRLADNTGTYDGDGALVDGFQVHQQVSGMGCANTFDGNKSDLGGASGYAIDVTDQSKCDRPNVVRSTNTVRDAGSGLTNIDVTGR is encoded by the coding sequence ATGCATCGGATCCGATTCTGGTTGGCCGCGGCCGGCGGCATTCTGCTCGTGCCGTCGATCGCGGTGAGTGCGCACGCGGACACGGTGACCGTACGCACCGCCGCCGAGCTGACCAGTGCGCTCGCCGCGGCCGCTCCCGGCCAGACCATCGAGCTGGCGGCCGGCACGTACGACGGCAGCTTCACCGCCACCGCGAAAGGCACCGCGAGCCAGCCGATCACGTTGACCGGCCCGCGCGAAGCGGTGCTGTCCAACCACGGCGGTTATGGCCTGCATCTGGACGGCGCCGCGTATTGGAAGCTCACCGGCTTCGCGGTTTCCGGCGCCAGCAAGGGGATCGTGCTGGACCACACCAACCACACCGTGCTGGACCGGCTGGCCGTGTCCAATGTGGACGCCGAGGCGATCCATCTGCGCGCGTCCAGCTCCGACAACACGATCAGCGACTCTTCCGTACGCGACACCGGCCGCAAACAGCCACAGTTTGGCGAGGGGATCTATCTCGGCTCGGCGAAAAGCCACTGGGACGACTACGGCGAAAACGGTGGACCGGACCGCAGCGACCGTAACCAGGTCATCGGAAACCAGCTCGGGCCCAACATCCGCGCCGAGGCCATCGACATCAAGGAAGGCACCCAGGACGGCGTCATCCGCGGCAACAGCTTCGACGGCCACGGCATCTCCGGCCAGAATTACGCGGATTCGTGGGTCGACGTGAAAGGCGGCGGATATCGGCTCGCCGACAACACCGGCACGTACGACGGCGACGGCGCGCTCGTCGACGGATTCCAGGTGCACCAACAGGTCAGCGGCATGGGCTGCGCGAACACCTTTGACGGCAACAAATCCGACCTCGGCGGCGCCAGCGGATACGCGATCGACGTGACCGACCAGAGCAAATGCGACCGGCCGAACGTCGTGCGGTCGACCAACACCGTACGCGACGCCGGCTCCGGCCTCACCAACATCGACGTGACCGGGAGGTGA
- a CDS encoding Lrp/AsnC family transcriptional regulator, giving the protein MAATPAESPLDDRDRRLIGALQCDGRLTAEKAAAVLDMSTRTVRRRWTTLLASGAARVVGAPRPATGVGGILLRIKVLRGRVDAIAATLAAHEDIPLIDLSATGDEIVAVATGRPDAVNRVVAQQTAVASVAAQTVLHVYASAADWRLDALTEAERAALTTPATQPQRPLDATDRAILAALEPDGRAPAARLATQCGLPESTVRRRLAALADSGQLRTQVLLDHRRLGLAVNAILALRVDPGQLDRTGRRLAGHPAVHGAFATTGDANLQLSVRVPDLSRLYALIAGDLGGLGIASVDTVLLGKPIKN; this is encoded by the coding sequence GTGGCAGCGACTCCGGCCGAATCCCCGTTGGACGACCGTGACCGGCGGCTGATCGGCGCACTGCAGTGTGACGGCCGGCTGACCGCGGAGAAAGCCGCGGCGGTCCTGGACATGAGCACGCGCACCGTACGCCGCAGATGGACGACGCTGCTGGCCAGCGGCGCCGCCCGGGTGGTCGGCGCACCGCGACCAGCCACCGGCGTCGGCGGGATTTTGTTACGGATAAAGGTGCTGCGCGGCCGGGTCGACGCGATCGCCGCGACTTTGGCGGCACACGAGGACATTCCGCTGATCGACCTCTCGGCCACCGGCGACGAGATCGTGGCCGTGGCCACCGGCCGCCCGGACGCGGTCAACCGCGTCGTCGCGCAGCAGACGGCGGTCGCGTCGGTGGCCGCGCAGACCGTGCTGCACGTGTACGCGAGCGCCGCCGACTGGCGGCTGGACGCGCTGACCGAAGCCGAACGCGCCGCGCTGACCACACCGGCGACGCAGCCGCAGCGGCCGCTGGACGCGACCGACCGCGCGATCCTGGCGGCACTGGAACCGGACGGTCGCGCGCCGGCCGCCCGGCTGGCGACACAGTGCGGCCTGCCGGAGTCGACCGTACGGCGGCGCCTCGCCGCGCTCGCCGACAGCGGCCAGCTGCGTACGCAGGTGCTGCTGGACCACCGCCGGCTCGGCCTGGCGGTCAACGCGATCCTGGCGCTGCGGGTGGATCCCGGCCAGCTCGACCGCACCGGCCGGCGGCTCGCCGGTCATCCCGCTGTGCACGGCGCCTTCGCGACGACCGGCGACGCCAACCTCCAACTGTCCGTACGCGTGCCGGACCTGTCCCGGTTGTACGCCCTGATCGCCGGCGACCTCGGCGGCCTCGGCATCGCCTCGGTGGACACCGTCCTGCTCGGCAAGCCGATCAAGAACTAA
- a CDS encoding molybdopterin cofactor-binding domain-containing protein: MADDRRHHPQHADPAGLRRRKVLGYLVAAPTLVVAAGIGTETIVNRQAEAAIPSPPQPAELLDLGDALTLAATPTSGLISMHMSEDGVANFEVPRAEVGQGICTTMAMLIAEELDMPLSKVNCTPAPARPELLFNQLTGGSNSVRSLYTPVRTMAAVAKAQLMATAAKKLGVPTSELTVKAGVVHHRKSGRTVSYGKLSAAAAVQKNQKMSVQLKDASEFTIVGTPQNRIDAHDIVTGKKTFTMDLQVPGALPTMVCRPPTISAKVKSVQNLAKVKAMPGVTDVVTISTGVAVRAKTFSHCIDAVRALKVTWTAGVVDGESDATVLQKLKDATLPMTVPGLLVKHIDAEFSFPFNSNSALETNCAIADVRPDRAEIWSGLKTPIDVHEEIAAKVGLPVTAVKTHVMHGGGSNGRKLFGDAALEAAEISKKIGKPVKLMWHRTDDFRHGRTHPMSFSRIRATYAAGNVVSYEQRHTSVRTDFTHGLGEALTATAAKLPVGGNLSFAQTVFMLSQAVPYNFGVTTQLLNEVDLGFHTGSMRNVYSPNVTTARELVVDQLAAKLGKDAVAFRREFMKKAEFRAVLDKVASEGDWGRKLPAGMAQGIGFHSEYASCVAMLVEIDCRPETVNRPIRDGVTGPRITRATIAVDAGIPINPRGLDAQMMGCLNDGIAHALTSSLHIKDGLPLEGSWDHYFYTRQWNTPPKMKIFVMPRRGDRIGGAGELGVSAAFAAVACAYARATGTMPTTFPINHSKLGFEPLPRVPSIPASPTDGLDHAF; encoded by the coding sequence ATGGCAGACGATCGCCGACACCACCCCCAGCACGCCGACCCCGCCGGGTTGAGACGGCGCAAGGTCCTCGGCTATCTGGTGGCCGCACCGACGCTCGTGGTGGCCGCCGGCATCGGCACCGAGACGATCGTCAACCGGCAGGCCGAGGCGGCCATCCCGTCGCCGCCGCAGCCGGCCGAGCTGCTCGACCTCGGCGACGCGCTGACGCTGGCCGCCACCCCGACCTCGGGCCTCATCTCGATGCACATGAGCGAGGACGGCGTCGCCAACTTCGAGGTGCCGCGCGCCGAGGTCGGCCAGGGCATCTGTACGACGATGGCGATGCTGATCGCCGAAGAGCTGGACATGCCGCTGTCCAAGGTCAACTGCACACCGGCGCCGGCCCGGCCGGAGCTGCTGTTCAACCAGCTCACCGGCGGCTCCAACTCGGTCCGGTCGCTCTACACGCCGGTCCGTACGATGGCCGCGGTCGCCAAGGCGCAGCTGATGGCCACCGCCGCCAAGAAGCTCGGCGTGCCCACGTCCGAGCTGACCGTCAAGGCCGGCGTCGTCCACCACCGCAAGTCCGGCAGGACGGTCTCCTACGGCAAGCTGTCTGCCGCCGCCGCGGTGCAGAAGAACCAGAAGATGTCGGTCCAGCTCAAGGACGCCAGCGAGTTCACGATCGTCGGCACTCCGCAGAACCGGATCGACGCACACGACATCGTGACCGGCAAGAAGACCTTCACGATGGACCTGCAGGTGCCGGGTGCGCTGCCGACCATGGTGTGCCGGCCGCCGACGATCAGCGCCAAGGTCAAGTCGGTGCAGAACCTGGCCAAGGTCAAGGCGATGCCCGGTGTCACCGACGTGGTGACGATCTCGACGGGTGTGGCCGTGCGCGCGAAGACCTTCAGCCACTGCATCGACGCCGTACGCGCGTTGAAGGTCACCTGGACGGCCGGCGTCGTCGACGGCGAGTCCGACGCCACGGTGCTGCAAAAGCTCAAGGACGCGACGCTGCCGATGACCGTGCCCGGCCTGCTGGTCAAGCACATCGACGCCGAGTTTTCCTTCCCGTTCAACAGCAACTCCGCGCTGGAGACCAACTGCGCGATCGCCGACGTACGGCCCGACCGCGCGGAGATCTGGTCCGGCCTGAAGACGCCGATCGACGTGCACGAGGAGATCGCCGCCAAGGTCGGCCTGCCGGTGACCGCGGTCAAGACGCACGTCATGCACGGCGGCGGCTCCAACGGCCGCAAGCTGTTCGGCGACGCGGCGCTGGAAGCCGCCGAGATCTCCAAGAAGATCGGCAAGCCGGTCAAGCTGATGTGGCACCGCACGGACGACTTCCGGCACGGCCGTACGCACCCGATGAGCTTCTCGCGGATCCGCGCCACCTACGCGGCCGGCAACGTCGTCTCGTACGAGCAGCGGCACACCAGCGTCCGCACCGACTTCACCCACGGCCTCGGTGAGGCGTTGACCGCCACCGCGGCGAAACTGCCGGTCGGCGGCAACCTCAGCTTCGCGCAGACGGTGTTCATGCTGTCCCAGGCGGTGCCGTACAACTTCGGTGTCACCACACAGCTGCTCAACGAGGTCGACCTCGGCTTCCACACCGGCAGCATGCGCAACGTCTACTCGCCGAACGTGACGACCGCTCGCGAGCTGGTCGTGGACCAGTTGGCCGCGAAACTCGGAAAGGACGCGGTCGCCTTCCGCCGCGAGTTCATGAAGAAGGCGGAGTTTCGCGCCGTACTCGACAAAGTCGCGTCCGAAGGCGACTGGGGACGCAAGCTGCCGGCCGGCATGGCGCAGGGCATCGGCTTCCACTCCGAGTACGCGAGCTGCGTCGCGATGCTGGTGGAGATCGACTGCCGGCCGGAGACGGTGAACCGGCCGATACGCGACGGTGTCACCGGACCGCGGATCACCAGGGCCACCATCGCGGTCGACGCCGGCATCCCGATCAACCCGCGCGGCCTGGACGCGCAGATGATGGGCTGCCTCAACGACGGCATCGCGCACGCGCTCACCTCCAGCCTGCACATCAAGGACGGGTTGCCGCTGGAAGGCAGCTGGGACCACTACTTCTACACCAGGCAGTGGAACACGCCACCGAAGATGAAGATCTTCGTGATGCCGCGGCGCGGCGACCGGATCGGCGGCGCCGGCGAGCTCGGTGTCTCGGCCGCCTTCGCCGCGGTGGCCTGTGCGTACGCGCGCGCCACCGGCACCATGCCGACCACCTTCCCGATCAACCACAGCAAGCTCGGCTTCGAGCCGCTGCCCCGCGTACCGTCCATCCCGGCCTCTCCCACCGACGGCCTCGACCACGCCTTCTAG